A window of the Pecten maximus chromosome 19, xPecMax1.1, whole genome shotgun sequence genome harbors these coding sequences:
- the LOC117317459 gene encoding putative uncharacterized protein DDB_G0294196, whose amino-acid sequence MSRYKLTSLVFDSQKADIKFTNEKPTLPVKKKSPKINTGTNYLDILNSPSDTGNEPEERRLDSQQPDKHLSPLTPSAPPPPPPPLPPPAAPPSPSPQPAPQFTSPLPEPTLFDHLTPPSYPAEDGDTTVKPKINLFAELEAQSQFMMGSRDEETMESNSSWTTDDQQPLAESSPREKRRGGGRPPDFSLTGSVRFPVQPDNRMSNIYNNDSMRRFDPTIY is encoded by the exons ATGAGCAGGTACAAACTAACTTCCCTTGTGTTTGATTCCCAAAAAGCCGACATCAAGTTTACAAATGAGAAACCTACATTACCGGTGAAAAAGAAATCACCCAAAATCAATACAGGGACAAATTATTTGGATATTTTGAATTCACCATCGGATACTGGTAATGAACCGGAGGAACGCCGACTAGATTCTCAGCAGCCAGACAAACATTTGTCTCCACTGACACCATCggcaccaccaccaccaccaccaccgcTACCACCGCCAGCTGCACCGCCTTCTCCCTCACCGCAGCCGGCACCACAATTTACATCGCCACTTCCGGAACCGACGTTATTTGACCATCTTACACCGCCTTCCTATCCCGCTGAAGACGGAGATACAACAGTCAAACCGAAGATAAACTTGTTTGCAGAACTTGAAGCCCAGTCTCAATTCATGATGGGGTCACGTGATGAAGAGACAATGGAATCCAACAGCAGCTGGACAACCGATGACCAACAGCCTCTGGCGGAGAGTTCGCCACGAGAGAAACGACGAGGGGGAGGTCGTCCTCCGGACTTTTCATTGACCGGAAGTGTGAGATTCCCCGTACAACCAGATAACAGGATGTCCAATATCTACAAC AATGATTCCATGCGAAGATTTGACCCGACGATATACTAG